A region of Pseudomonas sp. Marseille-Q3773 DNA encodes the following proteins:
- the rpoB gene encoding DNA-directed RNA polymerase subunit beta yields MAYSYTEKKRIRKDFSKLPDVMDVPYLLAIQLDSYREFLQAGASKDQFRDVGLHAAFKSVFPIISYSGNAALEYVGYRLGEPAFDVKECVLRGVTFAVPLRVKVRLIIFDKESSNKAIKDIKEQEVYMGEIPLMTENGTFVINGTERVIVSQLHRSPGVFFDHDRGKTHSSGKLLYSARIIPYRGSWLDFEFDPKDCVFVRIDRRRKLPASVLLRALGYSTEEVLNTFYTTNVFHISGEKLSLELVPQRLRGEVAVMDIHDDTGKVIVEQGRRITARHINQLEKAGVKQLDVPMEYVLGRTTAKAIVHPATGEILAECNTEMTTELLIKVAKAQVVRIETLYTNDIDCGPFISDTLKIDTTSNQLEALVEIYRMMRPGEPPTKDAAETLFNNLFFSAERYDLSAVGRMKFNRRIGRTEIEGSGVLSKEDIVEVLKTLVDIRNGKGIVDDIDHLGNRRVRCVGEMAENQFRVGLVRVERAVKERLSMAESEGLMPQDLINAKPVAAAVKEFFGSSQLSQFMDQNNPLSEITHKRRVSALGPGGLTRERAGFEVRDVHPTHYGRVCPIETPEGPNIGLINSLAAYARTNQYGFLESPYRVVKEGVVSDDIVFLSAIEEADHVIAQASAAMNEKKQLIDELVAVRHLNEFTVKAPEDVTLMDVSPKQVVSVAASLIPFLEHDDANRALMGSNMQRQAVPTLRADKPLVGTGMERNVARDSGVCVVARRGGVIDSVDASRIVVRVADDEVETGEAGVDIYNLTKYTRSNQNTCINQRPLVSKGDKVQRGDIMADGPSTDMGELALGQNMRIAFMAWNGFNFEDSICLSERVVQEDRFTTIHIQELTCVARDTKLGPEEITADIPNVGEAALNKLDEAGIVYVGAEVGAGDILVGKVTPKGETQLTPEEKLLRAIFGEKASDVKDTSLRVPTGTKGTVIDVQVFTRDGVERDSRALAIEKMQLDEIRKDLNEEFRIVEGATFERLRSALNGQVVDGGAGLKKGTVITDEVLDGLEHGQWFKLRMAEDALNEQLEKAQQYIVDRRRLLDDKFEDKKRKLQQGDDLAPGVLKIVKVYLAIRRRIQPGDKMAGRHGNKGVVSVIMPVEDMPHDANGTPVDVVLNPLGVPSRMNVGQILETHLGLAAKGLGEKIDRMIEEQRKAAELRVFLTEVYNEIGGRQENLDEFTDEEIMALANNLKKGVPMATPVFDGAKEHEIKAMLKLADLPESGQMVLFDGRTGNKFERPVTVGYMYMLKLNHLVDDKMHARSTGSYSLVTQQPLGGKAQFGGQRFGEMEVWALEAYGAAYTLQEMLTVKSDDVNGRTKMYKNIVDGDHRMEPGMPESFNVLIKEIRSLGIDIDLETE; encoded by the coding sequence ATGGCTTACTCATACACTGAGAAAAAACGTATCCGCAAGGACTTTAGCAAGTTGCCGGACGTCATGGATGTGCCTTACCTCCTGGCCATCCAGCTGGATTCGTATCGCGAATTCCTGCAAGCGGGAGCATCCAAGGATCAGTTCCGCGACGTCGGCCTGCACGCGGCCTTCAAATCGGTATTTCCGATCATCAGCTACTCCGGCAATGCTGCCCTGGAGTACGTAGGCTATCGCCTGGGCGAACCCGCCTTCGATGTGAAGGAATGTGTCCTGCGTGGCGTGACCTTCGCGGTCCCACTGCGGGTCAAGGTGCGCCTGATCATCTTCGACAAGGAATCGTCGAACAAAGCGATCAAGGACATCAAAGAGCAAGAAGTCTACATGGGTGAAATCCCCCTGATGACTGAGAACGGTACCTTCGTTATCAACGGTACCGAGCGTGTGATCGTTTCCCAGCTGCACCGTTCGCCTGGTGTGTTCTTCGACCACGACCGTGGCAAGACGCACAGCTCCGGCAAGCTGCTGTACTCCGCTCGCATCATCCCTTACCGCGGTTCCTGGCTGGACTTCGAGTTCGATCCGAAGGACTGCGTGTTCGTGCGTATCGACCGTCGCCGCAAACTGCCGGCCTCGGTGCTGCTGCGCGCCCTGGGCTACAGCACTGAAGAAGTGTTGAACACCTTCTACACCACCAACGTCTTCCACATTTCCGGTGAGAAACTCAGCCTGGAACTGGTGCCGCAGCGTCTGCGTGGTGAAGTTGCCGTCATGGACATCCATGACGACACCGGCAAGGTCATTGTCGAGCAGGGCCGCCGTATTACCGCGCGCCACATCAACCAGCTCGAGAAGGCTGGCGTCAAGCAGCTGGACGTTCCAATGGAATACGTCCTGGGCCGTACGACTGCCAAGGCCATCGTGCATCCGGCTACCGGCGAGATCCTGGCCGAATGCAACACCGAGATGACCACCGAGCTGCTGATCAAGGTTGCCAAGGCACAGGTCGTTCGTATCGAAACCCTGTACACCAACGACATCGATTGCGGTCCGTTCATCTCCGACACCCTGAAGATCGACACCACCAGCAACCAGCTGGAAGCTCTGGTCGAGATCTACCGCATGATGCGTCCAGGCGAGCCGCCAACCAAGGATGCTGCTGAGACCCTGTTCAACAACCTGTTCTTCAGCGCCGAGCGTTACGACCTGTCTGCCGTTGGCCGCATGAAGTTCAACCGCCGTATCGGTCGTACCGAGATCGAAGGTTCGGGCGTGCTGAGCAAGGAAGATATCGTCGAGGTCCTGAAGACCCTGGTCGACATCCGTAACGGCAAAGGCATCGTCGACGACATCGACCACCTCGGTAACCGTCGCGTACGTTGCGTCGGTGAGATGGCCGAGAACCAGTTCCGCGTTGGCCTGGTGCGTGTCGAGCGCGCGGTCAAGGAACGCCTGTCGATGGCAGAAAGCGAAGGCCTGATGCCGCAAGACCTGATCAACGCCAAGCCGGTTGCGGCGGCGGTGAAAGAGTTCTTCGGTTCCAGCCAGCTGTCCCAGTTCATGGACCAGAACAACCCGCTCTCCGAGATCACCCACAAGCGCCGTGTCTCCGCACTCGGCCCAGGCGGTCTGACCCGTGAGCGCGCCGGCTTCGAGGTCCGTGACGTACACCCGACCCACTACGGTCGCGTGTGCCCGATCGAGACCCCTGAAGGTCCGAACATCGGTCTGATCAACTCCCTGGCAGCCTATGCCCGCACCAACCAGTACGGCTTCCTGGAAAGCCCGTACCGCGTGGTGAAGGAAGGCGTGGTCAGCGACGACATCGTGTTCCTCTCGGCCATTGAAGAAGCGGATCACGTCATCGCCCAGGCTTCGGCCGCGATGAACGAGAAGAAGCAGCTGATCGATGAGCTGGTAGCGGTTCGTCACCTGAACGAATTCACCGTCAAGGCGCCGGAAGACGTCACCCTGATGGACGTTTCGCCGAAGCAGGTTGTTTCCGTCGCTGCGTCGCTGATTCCGTTCCTCGAGCACGACGACGCCAACCGTGCATTGATGGGTTCGAACATGCAGCGTCAGGCTGTACCGACCCTGCGCGCCGACAAGCCGCTGGTAGGTACCGGCATGGAGCGCAACGTAGCCCGTGACTCCGGTGTCTGTGTGGTTGCTCGCCGTGGTGGTGTGATCGACTCGGTCGACGCCAGCCGTATCGTTGTCCGCGTTGCTGACGACGAAGTGGAAACCGGCGAAGCAGGTGTGGATATCTACAACCTGACCAAGTACACCCGTTCGAACCAGAACACCTGCATCAACCAGCGTCCGCTGGTGAGCAAGGGTGACAAGGTTCAGCGTGGCGACATCATGGCCGACGGCCCGTCCACCGACATGGGTGAACTGGCACTGGGTCAGAACATGCGCATCGCGTTCATGGCGTGGAACGGCTTCAACTTCGAAGACTCCATCTGCCTGTCCGAGCGGGTGGTCCAGGAAGACCGCTTCACCACCATCCACATTCAGGAACTGACCTGTGTGGCGCGTGACACCAAGCTTGGCCCAGAGGAAATCACTGCGGACATCCCGAACGTGGGTGAGGCCGCGCTGAACAAGCTGGACGAAGCCGGTATCGTCTACGTGGGTGCCGAAGTCGGCGCTGGTGACATCCTGGTCGGCAAGGTCACGCCAAAAGGCGAAACCCAGCTGACTCCGGAAGAAAAACTGCTGCGCGCAATCTTCGGTGAGAAGGCCAGCGACGTTAAGGACACCTCCCTGCGCGTGCCAACCGGCACCAAGGGTACCGTCATCGACGTACAGGTCTTCACCCGTGATGGCGTCGAGCGTGACAGCCGCGCCCTGGCCATCGAAAAGATGCAGCTGGACGAGATCCGCAAGGACCTCAACGAAGAGTTCCGCATCGTTGAAGGTGCTACCTTCGAGCGTCTGCGTTCTGCCCTGAACGGCCAAGTGGTCGACGGTGGCGCGGGCCTGAAGAAAGGCACCGTGATCACTGACGAAGTGCTGGACGGTCTGGAGCACGGCCAGTGGTTCAAACTGCGCATGGCCGAAGATGCACTGAACGAGCAGCTGGAAAAGGCTCAGCAGTACATCGTCGACCGTCGCCGTCTGCTGGACGACAAGTTCGAAGACAAGAAGCGCAAGCTGCAGCAGGGCGATGACCTGGCGCCGGGCGTACTGAAGATCGTCAAGGTTTACCTGGCAATCCGCCGTCGCATCCAGCCGGGTGACAAGATGGCCGGCCGTCACGGTAACAAGGGTGTTGTCTCGGTCATCATGCCGGTCGAAGACATGCCGCACGACGCCAACGGTACTCCGGTCGACGTCGTACTGAACCCGCTGGGCGTACCTTCGCGTATGAACGTCGGTCAGATCCTCGAAACCCACCTGGGCCTGGCGGCCAAGGGGCTGGGCGAGAAGATCGACCGCATGATCGAAGAGCAGCGCAAGGCGGCTGAACTGCGTGTGTTCCTGACCGAGGTCTACAACGAGATCGGCGGTCGCCAGGAAAACCTGGACGAGTTCACCGACGAAGAGATCATGGCCCTGGCCAACAACCTGAAGAAGGGCGTGCCGATGGCTACCCCAGTCTTCGACGGTGCCAAGGAGCATGAAATCAAGGCCATGCTGAAGCTGGCCGACCTGCCAGAGAGCGGCCAGATGGTGCTGTTCGATGGCCGTACCGGCAACAAGTTCGAGCGTCCTGTGACCGTTGGTTACATGTACATGCTCAAGCTGAACCACTTGGTGGACGACAAGATGCACGCGCGTTCCACTGGTTCCTACAGCCTGGTTACCCAGCAGCCGCTGGGTGGTAAGGCGCAGTTCGGTGGTCAGCGTTTCGGGGAGATGGAAGTGTGGGCGCTGGAAGCATACGGCGCGGCATACACCCTGCAAGAAATGCTCACAGTGAAGTCGGACGACGTGAACGGCCGTACCAAGATGTACAAGAACATCGTGGATGGCGATCACCGTATGGAGCCGGGCATGCCCGAGTCCTTCAACGTGTTGATCAAAGAGATCCGTTCGCTCGGTATCGATATCGATCTGGAAACCGAATAA